One Methanosphaera sp. WGK6 genomic window, TTTAATCTCATATTAATCCTCCATATAAAAATATATAATATTTTATTGCTTTTATGATGATTCCTAAACCTAATCCTCCAAGTAGTCCTGTGATAAGTCTTAAGTAGTTATTACTTTCTCTATCATATAGTAGTTGTGTTGTTCCATCAAGAAATGCTGGAAGTAGTAGTATTATTGAGAATATTATTAATTGTTTGCTGTAGTTAACAAAAAAGTAATATGTGTATGTGTAGTATACAATTAGGCTTGTGTAGAAGCCTGTGCAGCGTGCACATACGGGGAATTGATGTTTTCCTATAAAAAAGCTTCTCTCAGGTTTTCTGTGGCAGATATAGTTTATTAGTTTCATCTTAATCATAAATTTATCCATATATATATATTTCGGTAAATATTTGGAATTTATATAGTATATAAGTTTATATTATTTGTTATTTTAAAAATTAA contains:
- a CDS encoding DUF2085 domain-containing protein codes for the protein MIKMKLINYICHRKPERSFFIGKHQFPVCARCTGFYTSLIVYYTYTYYFFVNYSKQLIIFSIILLLPAFLDGTTQLLYDRESNNYLRLITGLLGGLGLGIIIKAIKYYIFLYGGLI